ACATGTAACTCAGCCTCCTTCTTGCTGTACAGAAATGACTCACAGAGCTTCTATTGAAGTGTGCTCAACCGTACATCACGAACAGCAGCCTGAGGCTGTTGTGCTCCATACATAGCCTACGTTACGCTGACACGTGCGCCAAAGCCACACCACATTGAGTCATATCCACTGGCAAGATATGCAGATTTGATCCATTCCCAGCAGGTACTGCCGTTTTACGCTGTTTTTGAGGCACTTCAgcataaatctctctctctgtttgtgtgtgtgtttatctgtaagcaaatgaacacacacaaaaacaaataggTTGTGATGATTGGCCATAACAGGccctttctttgtgtgtgtgtgaggttgtgacCTTACTGAGGGGCAGGTGGCGACTTTGACAATAGAACATAATTCTCCAGCCAACACAAAGGGGAGATGCCATCAGCGACATGCTTTCCTCTCAATGCCCCATATGCTGTGCGTTCAAGGGATGCTAAATGAAGCAAGCCCATAGGAGCAACTCAGGcttttgcacacagacacactcaagcACTGTGTGACTCGCAGGTGGGTAGTGAGTTGTTCAACCCCCTCCTGTAAGCCATCTCCCAGGAGCAGAGAAGGATGGTGTGTGATCTTTGAAGACAGTCACTGGGAGGTTGTGGTATTTCGTTTGTTACGTAACGGATTTGGATGTGCTGTCATGGGAGAGTTCAGAGGTGAGAGGGCGTCCCAGCGGCGGAGGAGCAGGAGATCAGCGTTGCTGCGCTGCGCTCACTGAGAGACAAAACAATAGGCTTGATTATACCTATCATTTCCATTTGTCTGTCATCATCTAGCAACCTTTCATCTGGATGAAAAGACCACTCAGTTGGCAAAGTGATGAGCTGCACATGTAGAACTGTGTAGGCAGTCTACACAGTGCAAATGGAGCAAACAATGAGGAGAATAGAGATTATGGTATGATGGCTTTCTAATGGAAACTTACAGTAAATCCTTCATAAACACCTACTGTTAGGCTATAATGCAACAAGCATAAGGTAAAAAATACCTCTCATTCTCTGTTAATCCCCCCCACATCAATGGACACACAAGTACTTTTGTACTGTGTTCTAAGGAGAACGGTGTGAAGCGCATGGTTACAACTCGCATTACTCAGATCTCAGTGTCCAAGGGCGCATCATTAAGGACTTGTTAGACAACAGCCGGAAGCCCTGGGCATACAAAAACGCGCCCTAAATtcactccctctttcactctctccctttttacATTTCCCATGTTTGTTCTCCGGCAAAACATCTCTGAGCACACAGAGACATTAATGCCCATATTTACCAATTTGGCTGAAGGGCATATTCATTCCGAGATATTTAAATCAAATCTTTAAGTAGTAAATTAAGCTACCTAAAAAAcagataggcctatggattTCTTTTTTCGCTTTTTCTTTCTTCTAAAGGTTACACTCGCGTTCACGCCGACTCTTTTTCCACTTTAAATTTCCAACTCGAGTTGCGCACACATCTGTGTAAGTGAAAGTTAATGAATGGGAATATTGTCGTGTAAGGAACATTATATTTATGGTGCTGTCGCTGGATGTTGTAGGATGCATGTGACGGGCTGGCGTGTGTGCGCATCCTCATGTAAGCGCAGGACATGCATATAAAGAGAAACGCTCCACTCACGCCATGGTCCACTGCGAGGAGGAACTGTGCGCGGCATTCGGGTGCTGAAATTATCTACCATTCTGCTTGGagatcgattaaaaaaatacaataatgtcaattaATCACAAACGTTCAGGAAAACTCGCTTAACAGCACCGTTTACTCAGGGAACGTTATTTATAGTGTTTTGAACAAACGTTTCTCTCAAGTTCGATTGATAGAAGTATCCAGTTAGGTCTCTTTACAGAAAGGCGCGATGGCTTTCATGGTGAAACACATGATTGGCGGGCAGCTGAAGGATCTAACGGGGGGCATCGCGGAGGAGAAGCCAGAGGGAGAAAAGTCCGAGGCCGCGGCGAAAGGGATGACCCAAGAAGAGTTCGAGCAGTACCAGGAGCAACTGGCAGAGGAAAAGTGAGACAATTTGGTGTTAGATTCAGTCGACTGtcttgttaatgtgtgtgtgtgtgtgtgtgtgtgtgtgtgtgtgtgtgtgtgagagagagagagagagagagatctctcaTCTGAAACACTACTGTGAAATGAGATTTCTCCTGTTGGGCATCagatatgaaaactaagaaatgaatgtgcatgtgtgtgtgtgtgtgacattattCCCTATCCTATCTAGCAGTAGGTTCGTGGGCTGTGATAAACTACATCAAGTTAATCTTCATGACTGAGAAAATGCAGCGCAATATCAATGTTTCTCTGAAGTAAACCACTTTGCAGCTCTGAATTGAATCACTGCTGCCATCATACGCAGGTGTTCTTTCCAGTCCATTTCAGATTCTATTTCCATGTTGTCCTTCCGTGTAAAAAAACTTTTCCAGTGTAACGTGAGCTGCTCCCCGGAACGCTGGTATTTCTATCCAGCGCGCTATGCTCCAATCGATCGGCTATGTCACCTTGTCCTAAAGATTCATGTTCATAAGATCCTCCGCACATGCTGAGTCTCAGGAATCCCAGCAGTGTCCTGCTGCAGGCAACCAAGCGCAGGGCAGAGATCCCACATCAGGACAGAAGGcacattcatctctctctctctctttgtgtgtgtgtgtgtgtgtgtacttgagcCCACATCAAGAGAGAAGACCATGTCACTCctactgagctgtgtgtgtgtgtgtgtgtactgccatTGAGCTCACATTAGGAGAGAAGGCTCGTCCATGTCACTCCTACTgagctgtgtgcgtgcgtgtgtgtgtgtgtgtgtgtgtgtgtgtgtgtactgttgttTCTTTAAGTACACAtgttgagctgtgtgtgtgtgtgtactgttgttTCTTTAAGTacacatgttgtgttttgttactAATAAATGAGTGCTGTACTGAGCAGGATGGTGACTGGCTGCTCTCTTGTGATGACCACAGGCTGCCAtctaaatgtgtatgtgtgtgtatgtgagagagtgtatgtgtgtgtgtgtgtgtgtgagagagagagatagtgtatgtgtgtgtgtgtgtgtgtgtgagagagagagagagtatatgtgtgtgtctgtatctgtgtgtgtttgtgtgtgtatgtgtgtgtgttttcactggAATGAAAGGCATGCCAGTATTGGTCTAATGTGAATCTGCAGGGTTTCATTTCCGAGTGACAGCTGTTTGATTGCCTTTGACTCTCCAGGCAGTGTGTCAGTGAAAGTGTGTCCAATCGGAGAAGGTGTGTCCGATCACCACTCACAGGCTTGCCAGGGCAAAGACACCTGACCATTAAAGGGCCCACATACTTGTGCATCCACATCTTTCCACATACTCAGGCTCATATATCATGTTTTTCAAAATATGGAGTCTCGGCCAGTCTTGGCCAGCATCATTGTTTTAAAACATAACAAGTCTCTGATTGTTGTTGTGTatgtgggtatatgtgtgtgtgtgtatgagattaTTTATCTGTGATGCTCTTATAGGCAGGAGAGAGATGATAGTTTTGCCCAGAAGAAAGCCGAGCGTGCCACCATCCGAACTCACTTCAGGGAAAAGTACCGGCTGCCAAAGGTCTGACCATCATCGCCACACATGTCAATATCTCTTTACGGATTACTATAGTATACTGGAGTGTTGTTAggaacggcggcgctcggggagcagtgaggggttaggtgccttgctcaaggccacttcagccgcggcccactggtcggagctcgaaccggcaaccctccggctacaagtccagagtgctaaccagtgggccacggttgCCCATTTGACCTCTTCTCTAATGTTCCACACCTGAACCCACGGGCCCTAATTGGAatgctgggcaaagtgcaaagtcaggctaTGAGCAGAGTTCTTGTGCATGAACTAATGaactgggggcagccgtggcccactggttagcactctggacttgtaaccggagggttgctggttcgagccccgaccagtgggccgcggctgaagtgcccttgagcaaagcacctaacccctcactgctccccgagcgccgccattgtagcaggcagctcactgcgccgggattagtgtgtgcttcacctcactgtgtgttcactgtgtgctgtgtttcactaattcacgattggtttaaatgcagagaccaaatttccctcacgggatcaaaaaagtatatatacttatacttactttaATGGCATCATGTGGCCTGAGACAGCTTTTAGCTGACCCACCGATGTTTGTGCttaggatctctctctctctctcaaatttgcAAATAGATTTGTAGTTGTTAAGTAAGCTTTAGTTAGACTAAATTTGCAAATAGATTTGTAGTTGTTAAGTAAGCTTTAGTTAGACTAAATTTGCAAATATATTTGTAGTTATTTAGcaagctttagttagactttagactttgcCCAATGTGTAAATCTGTGTCCAGAGCGAACTGGACGCCACTCAGATCCAGCAGGCGGGAGACGATGTCGAGCTGCCCACGGAGCTGGCCAAGATGATCGCCGAGGACAACCAGGAGGAGGAGCACAAGCAGTCGGTCCTGGGTCAGCTGACCAGCCTGCAGAACATGGACCTGGACCAGCTTAAGGACAAGGCCCAGGCCACCGTGGACGACCTCAAAAAGACCGCCGACAAGTGTGAAGTCAtgtgatcgagagagagagaggggtggggacaGGAAGTTCAGTGtctagagaggagaggaagtccATGCGCTCAGTATGTTTTATATGTAAActgtcacgtgtgtgtgtgaggattgaATTGATGTAGCATTCTGTGTAAATTCATGTTACGTGTAACTTG
This DNA window, taken from Alosa sapidissima isolate fAloSap1 chromosome 11, fAloSap1.pri, whole genome shotgun sequence, encodes the following:
- the LOC121724063 gene encoding complexin-3-like, whose protein sequence is MAFMVKHMIGGQLKDLTGGIAEEKPEGEKSEAAAKGMTQEEFEQYQEQLAEEKQERDDSFAQKKAERATIRTHFREKYRLPKSELDATQIQQAGDDVELPTELAKMIAEDNQEEEHKQSVLGQLTSLQNMDLDQLKDKAQATVDDLKKTADKCEVM